GACCATTATGGCGGGCGTGACGCAATGTATCATGCTGTCATTGTCGATGGTTGTGATCGCCTCCATGGTTGGGGCTGATGGTCTGGGTATTCCGGTTCTGCGCGCGCTGAACACGGTGAATGTGGCGAAGGGTTTCGAAGCTGGTCTGGCGATCGTTGTGGTCGCGATCCTGATGGACCGGATCTGCAAACGGCCTGGCCGCAAAGACGGGGAGTAAGGGGTAATGTCTGTGAATGAAAATCCCGTTGCCGTTTCCTTCCGCAATGTCGACATCATCTTTGGTGACGCACAGGCGGAGGCGGTCCAGATGCTGGACGACGGCCATACGCGGTCCGAAATCCTGGAAACGACCGATGCCGTTCTCGGGGTTGCGGATGCCAGCATTGATATTCATGAGGGTGAAATCTGCGTCCTGATGGGCCTGTCGGGGTCGGGCAAGTCCACGCTGTTGCGCGCGGTCAACGGCCTGAACAAGGTCACCCGGGGCAAGGTGCTGGTACAGGATGCGGACCGTCAGGTAGATATCGCCTCCTGTGATTCCCAGACCCTGCGCCATATGCGCATGGAACGCATCTCCATGGTTTTTCAGCAGTTCGGCCTGCTGCCCTGGCGCACGGTTGAGGAAAATGTCGGGCTGGGTCTGGAACTGGCAGGCATGCCGCTGGAAAAGCGCAAGTCGATTATTCATGAAAAACTGGAGCTGGTCGGCCTTGCACCGTGGAAGGATAAATACGCTCACGAGCTGTCCGGTGGGATGCAGCAGCGTGTCGGCCTTGCGCGTGCCTTTGCCACCGACGCGGATATCCTGCTGATGGACGAGCCGTTCTCCGCGCTTGACCCGCTGATCCGTAACCAGTTGCAGGACTTCCTGCTGGACCTGCAGAAGAACCTGAACAAAACGATCATCTTCGTCAGCCATGATCTGGATGAGGCCCTGAAGCTGGGCAATCATATCGCGATCATGGAAGAAGGCCGGATCGTCCAGTATGGCGAGCCGGAGGATATCGTCCTTAACCCGGCCAATGAATATGTGGCCGAATTCGTTGCCCATATGAACCCGCTGAACGTCCTTCAGGGGTCCAGCTTCATGACGCCGCTGGCGGACCTGAAGCGTGATGGTGATGACGTGGTTCTCGATGCAAAAGGTCATTACCGGGTCAAGCTGAATGGCGGTGATATCCCTGTCTCGGCCAGTTTTGACGGAAAAGAAGCCCGGATTGTCGCTTGCGATGACGACACGGAAGTGAATACTCTTGCCGACGATGTTCTCGTGATGGCACCGGCCAGCATGAAAATGCGCTGGAATATTGAAATCCGTCACCATACCGGTTGGCCGGTATTGGTTATGGATGGCGACCAGATGGTTGGCGTTGTCGGGGACGATGAAATTTACGGCGGCATTCTGCGGCAAAGCAGTCTGGGCCAGGATAACGGTAAGTAGGATACTCCATGACCATCAAGGCGGTTCTTTTCGACAAAGACGGCACTTTGGTTGACTTTCATAAAACGTGGATGCCGCCCTGTTGGGCGGCAGCGCGTTTTTTTGCGGCCAATGATGAAGACCTGGCGCGGGAACTGATGATCCTGGGCGGGCTTGATCCGGAGACGGGCCGTATGAAATCAGGCTCGCTTTTGGCGGCGGCGAACAATCATGAAATCGTCGAGGGCTGGCTGCCGCTGGCGCCTTTCCGTCAAACCGATGACCGGGCCGCCCTGGTGCATGAAGTCAATCAGATTTTCATGCTGGAAGGGTTGAAGAATGCTGCGGTGGTTACCGACCTGAACGTTCTGTTCGACAAGTTGGAAGCGATGAACTGCCGTCTGGGGGTCGCCACCATGGACAGCGAAGAGGCCGCCCTGCGGTCGCTTTCAGAGTTCGGCGTGAAAGACCGGTTGGACTATATCGCGGGCTATGATTCCGGCCATGGCAGCAAACCTGGGCCGGGCATGGTTCACGGCTTTGCGGACAAGCTGGACCTTGATACGTCCGAAATCCTGGTTGTCGGCGACAATCTTCATGACCTGCATATGGGCCGGTCTGCCGGGGCGGGGATGGTTGTCGGTGTGTTGACCGGGACCAGCCTGCGCGAAGACCTGACCGCCGATGCCGACCATGTGCTGGACAGCATTGAGGGTCTGCCTGAGTTGCTGGCCGGTTAGTTTATATCCAATCCCGCCAGGGTCGGCCTGCCGTCGCCTTCCGAGATCAGGATGCTGTCCGGTGGCACTTCCTTCCAGGTCTGGCTTTCTTCCGTGACCGGTTCGGACATGACCGTCAAGCCGCCTTTCTCATCACAGTAATAAAGCGACGGCGGGCGGTCATCGGTTGAATAGCGCACGGCATAATAGCGGCTGCCATCGGTAAAGGCCGCGGTCATGCGGAAGGGCAGCTTGATGTCATAGTCGCCCATCAGGCCCCGAATCTCGTTGATAGTTTCACGCGTTGCGGTAACCGGATCATCGTCCAGGCCGTTACTCAACAACATGAAGAAAATTGCCTCGCTATCGGTCGTACCTTTGCGGCAGTGATAAGTTTCGTCGGGAATTCGGTTTTCCATTGCACGGCGCAGGCGGTGATAGTCGCCGACCTGACCGTTATGCATGAACATCCAGCGTCCATGGCTGAAGGGATGACAGTTGGCACGGCTGGTGGCGGTGCCAGTGGAGGCCCGTACATGGGCGAAGAAATTCGGTGATTTGATTTGGCGGGCGAGACTGCGCAGGTTGCCGTCATTCCAGGCGGGCAGAATTTCGTGATAGGTGCCAGGGATATTGCGTTCGCCGAACCAGCCGACCCCGAATCCGTCGCCATTGGTCGGCGTTTTGGCCTCATGCGCCTGCAGGCTCTGATCAATCAGGGAATGTTTCGGCGTGTAAAGCAGGTCTTCGAGGAATATCGCTGGGCCACGATAACTCAGCCAACGGCACATGATACGGCTACTCTCTTCGCAAGGATATGAAACGATAGGAAGATAGTGATGCGCCTGGCCGTATGGCTTGTCAATTCTCCACTTTGTAGGGAGACATTTCCATCAAATGGGCCATGAGGTGGCGCTCCTCGGCCTTTTCCTGATCGAAATAGCTGTCGACGGCGTCACTGAAACCGGCATCCGGGAACCAATGGGCGGAATAGGTGCGCACCGGCAGGTAACCGCGCTGGATTTTATGTTCGCCCTGGGTGCCCGCTTCGACCCAGTCGAGCCCCTGTTCGATTGCATAGTCGATGGCCTGATAATAGCAGGCCTCGAAATGCAGGAACTTATAATAGTCGCCGTCACAGCCCCAGTTCCGGCCATAGAGGCGGTGCTTGCCCTTCAGGTTGAGCGCACCCGCGATGGGCAGGTCGTCCAGATAGGCCATGACCAATACCACATTATCGGCGAGGCGCTCCTGAAGCAGGTCGAAGAAGGGGCGGCGCAGATAGGGGGCACCCCATTTCCTGTCATAGGTGTCGATGTAAAAGCGGTAGAAGTAGTCCCAGTCGTTGGGTGTAATGTCGTCGCCGGAAAGCGCGGTCAGCTCAATGCCGCTGTCCTGCAGTTTCGCGCGTTCCTTGCGGATCGACTTGCGCTTGCGGCTGCTCAGCGCCCCCAGAAAATCATCGAAACTTTGATAGTCGTGGTTTTCCCAGTGATACTGGTGTCCGTGGCGGATCAGGAAGCCCAGCTCTTGCAGAAACGGAACATCCTCGCCCGGCAGGAAGTTGATATGGACGCTGGAAATGCTGTAGCGGTCCGCGACCTGAACCAGTCCGCTGACCAGTCCCTTGACGATAAGGCGGCGGTCTTCATTCGGATGCACAAGGAAGCGTGGGCCGGGAACAGGCGTGAAGGGCACAGCGCTCAACAGTTTCGGATAATAGCGGCCTCCGGCGCGTTCATAGGCATCCGCGATGGCATAGTCGAAAACATACTCACCATGGGAATGCCCCTTCACATAAAGTGGCATTGCGCCAAGCAGCCGTCCAGCGGCGTCCCGCAGGGTGAGGTGTTGAGGCAGCCAGCCGCTTTCCGCGCTGACGGAACCACTATCCTCCAGGGCGCTTAGAAAGGCATAGGTGACAAAGGGGTTATCGTCGCCAGCACATCTATCCCATTCCATCGAATCGATAGCGGAAATCCGGTCGAACGTCTGTAATGTAAGTTCCTCGGAACCGTCTGGCATGGTTGGCTTTCCTGTGCTTGCCCTGCAAAGATGTGGCCCCTCCATTGACAGGGGTCAACCCTTCCCTTATTGTGATCACAAAATTATACATTTGTATAACAAGCCTGATCGGACAGGTGGGAGACTAACATGGCGGATAAGAGTTACGACGCAATTGTCATCGGCGCCGGGCATAACGGCCTGACCTGTGCGGGCTATCTGGCGCGTGCCGGATTGACGGTGAAAGTGGTTGAGGCACGCGACAAGGTCGGCGGTGCCGCGGTCACCGAAGAATTCCATCCGGGCTTTCGCAATTCTGTCTTTTCCTACGTTGTCAGCCTGCTGAACCCCAAGGTCATTCGTGATCTGGAACTGCATAAGCATGGCTTGCAGATAATTGACCGGACCGGCGGCAGTTTCAGTGCGTTGGATGTGGATAACTATCTGTGGATGTGCCGCGACCAGGAACGCGCCAAGAAGGAACTGGCCAAATATTCCAAGGAAGATGCGGCGGTCTGGGATGAGTTTGACGCCCGTCTGGTGGAAATCGCCGAATTGCTGCGCGATGTGGCGCTGGAAACGCCGCCCAATATCGGTGGTGGCTGGGGTGATTTGTGGACGTTGCTGGGTGTTGCCAACAAGTCCCGTAAATTGTCGCCGCAGCAACAGGCAACGCTGATTGAACTGATGACCATGTCCATTGGTGACTATCTGGACAAATGGTTCGAAGGCACGGCGATCAAGGGCGAGTTGGGTTTTGAAGGTGTGATCGGAAACTTTGTCAGCCCATATCAGGCAGGGTCAGCCTATGTATTGCTGCATCATGTATTTGGTGAGGTGAATGGCAAGACCGGTGCCTGGGGCCATGCCAAGGGCGGTATGGGGGCAATTACCCAGGCCATGGCGAAATCCGCCGAGTCCGTCGGCGTCGATATCGAGGTGAACGCGCCGGTCAAGCAGGTTCTGACGGAAAAGGGCAAGGCGGTCGGTGTGGAACTGGCGGATGGCCGCGTGATCCGGGCGAAACTGGTTTCCTCCAACCTGAACCCGAAACTGCTCTTCACGCAGTTGGTCGACGACGGCCTGTTGCCGCGCGAATTCAACCGGCGTATGCGTAGCTGGCGCAGCCAGTCCGGCACCTTCCGCATGAATGTGGCGTTGAGTGAGTTGCCGAAATTCCCGACCTTGGCAGGGGAGGAAAACCCTGCACAGTTCCTGAACGGGACGGTCAATGTCTGCCCGTCGCTGGACTATATCCAGAATGCCTATGATGATGCGCGCAAGGTCGGCTGGGCGCAAAAGCCGGTGATCTCAATGTGCATTCCGTCGACCATCGACGATACGCTGGCGCCTGAAGGTTGCCATGTGGCCAGCATGTTCTGCCAGCATTTCAACCCGGACCTGCCGGATGGCAAGAGCTGGGACGATGTGAAGGAGGATGTGGCCGATCTGATCATCGATACGATGAATGAGCGCGCGCCGAACTTTAAGGCCTCCGTGGTTGGCCGCCAGATCAATTCGCCGCTGGATATCGAGCGCAAGCTCGGCATGCTGGGCGGCGATATCTTCCACGGGGCGCTGCATCTGGATCAGCTTTATTCCATGCGCCCCGCACCGGGCTATGCCGATTACCGCAGCCCGATCCCGGGCCTCTACATGTGCGGGTCCGGCACTCATCCGGGTGGCGGGGTATCGGGGTTGCCGGGCCATAATGCTGCCCGCGAAATCCTCAAGGATGTTAAACGTCGGCGTGTTTGACGTCCTTATTTTGGGGGAGGAGAAACGGCACTGTACCCTGACGCAGTGCCGTTTTCTTTTGGGGTATTTATTTACCTTGATCCGAATGTATGTTCACTATATGTTCCTCTGCGAA
The Aestuariispira ectoiniformans genome window above contains:
- the choV gene encoding choline ABC transporter ATP-binding protein; the encoded protein is MSVNENPVAVSFRNVDIIFGDAQAEAVQMLDDGHTRSEILETTDAVLGVADASIDIHEGEICVLMGLSGSGKSTLLRAVNGLNKVTRGKVLVQDADRQVDIASCDSQTLRHMRMERISMVFQQFGLLPWRTVEENVGLGLELAGMPLEKRKSIIHEKLELVGLAPWKDKYAHELSGGMQQRVGLARAFATDADILLMDEPFSALDPLIRNQLQDFLLDLQKNLNKTIIFVSHDLDEALKLGNHIAIMEEGRIVQYGEPEDIVLNPANEYVAEFVAHMNPLNVLQGSSFMTPLADLKRDGDDVVLDAKGHYRVKLNGGDIPVSASFDGKEARIVACDDDTEVNTLADDVLVMAPASMKMRWNIEIRHHTGWPVLVMDGDQMVGVVGDDEIYGGILRQSSLGQDNGK
- a CDS encoding HAD family hydrolase, which encodes MTIKAVLFDKDGTLVDFHKTWMPPCWAAARFFAANDEDLARELMILGGLDPETGRMKSGSLLAAANNHEIVEGWLPLAPFRQTDDRAALVHEVNQIFMLEGLKNAAVVTDLNVLFDKLEAMNCRLGVATMDSEEAALRSLSEFGVKDRLDYIAGYDSGHGSKPGPGMVHGFADKLDLDTSEILVVGDNLHDLHMGRSAGAGMVVGVLTGTSLREDLTADADHVLDSIEGLPELLAG
- a CDS encoding class II glutamine amidotransferase, translated to MCRWLSYRGPAIFLEDLLYTPKHSLIDQSLQAHEAKTPTNGDGFGVGWFGERNIPGTYHEILPAWNDGNLRSLARQIKSPNFFAHVRASTGTATSRANCHPFSHGRWMFMHNGQVGDYHRLRRAMENRIPDETYHCRKGTTDSEAIFFMLLSNGLDDDPVTATRETINEIRGLMGDYDIKLPFRMTAAFTDGSRYYAVRYSTDDRPPSLYYCDEKGGLTVMSEPVTEESQTWKEVPPDSILISEGDGRPTLAGLDIN
- a CDS encoding GNAT family N-acetyltransferase, coding for MPDGSEELTLQTFDRISAIDSMEWDRCAGDDNPFVTYAFLSALEDSGSVSAESGWLPQHLTLRDAAGRLLGAMPLYVKGHSHGEYVFDYAIADAYERAGGRYYPKLLSAVPFTPVPGPRFLVHPNEDRRLIVKGLVSGLVQVADRYSISSVHINFLPGEDVPFLQELGFLIRHGHQYHWENHDYQSFDDFLGALSSRKRKSIRKERAKLQDSGIELTALSGDDITPNDWDYFYRFYIDTYDRKWGAPYLRRPFFDLLQERLADNVVLVMAYLDDLPIAGALNLKGKHRLYGRNWGCDGDYYKFLHFEACYYQAIDYAIEQGLDWVEAGTQGEHKIQRGYLPVRTYSAHWFPDAGFSDAVDSYFDQEKAEERHLMAHLMEMSPYKVEN
- a CDS encoding phytoene desaturase family protein; this encodes MADKSYDAIVIGAGHNGLTCAGYLARAGLTVKVVEARDKVGGAAVTEEFHPGFRNSVFSYVVSLLNPKVIRDLELHKHGLQIIDRTGGSFSALDVDNYLWMCRDQERAKKELAKYSKEDAAVWDEFDARLVEIAELLRDVALETPPNIGGGWGDLWTLLGVANKSRKLSPQQQATLIELMTMSIGDYLDKWFEGTAIKGELGFEGVIGNFVSPYQAGSAYVLLHHVFGEVNGKTGAWGHAKGGMGAITQAMAKSAESVGVDIEVNAPVKQVLTEKGKAVGVELADGRVIRAKLVSSNLNPKLLFTQLVDDGLLPREFNRRMRSWRSQSGTFRMNVALSELPKFPTLAGEENPAQFLNGTVNVCPSLDYIQNAYDDARKVGWAQKPVISMCIPSTIDDTLAPEGCHVASMFCQHFNPDLPDGKSWDDVKEDVADLIIDTMNERAPNFKASVVGRQINSPLDIERKLGMLGGDIFHGALHLDQLYSMRPAPGYADYRSPIPGLYMCGSGTHPGGGVSGLPGHNAAREILKDVKRRRV